From a single Amphiprion ocellaris isolate individual 3 ecotype Okinawa chromosome 18, ASM2253959v1, whole genome shotgun sequence genomic region:
- the tmem101 gene encoding transmembrane protein 101 isoform X1, translating to MAGPSRKEMLRFLSQLGAFILTRFGFWNCFCMLMLFAERADSKRKPDIHVPYLYVDMGAAVLCASFMSFGVKRRWFAMAAAVQLAVSTYASYIGEQVYYGDWLKVRMYSRAMAIIGGFLVLASGAGEVYRQKPRSRSMQSTGQVFLGVYLICMVYSLQHSKEDRLAYLNHIVGGEVTLMLLEVLFGVLALAFLSGCYIRLAAQILATVLPLVVLLIDGNVGYWHHTRKVEFWNQMKLIGHNVGIFGAVLILATDG from the exons ATGGCAGGTCCCAGTAGGAAGGAAATGTTGAGGTTTCTCAGCCAGTTAGGGGCGTTTATTTTGACCCGGTTCGGATTCTGGAACTGCTTCTGTATGCTGATGCTGTTTGCCGAACGAGCGGACTCAAAAAG GAAGCCGGACATCCATGTCCCCTACCTGTATGTGGACATGGGGGCTGCTGTCCTCTGCGCCAGCTTCATGTCTTTCGGTGTGAAGAGAAGATGGTTCGCTATGGCTGCCGCCGTCCAGCTGGCCGTCAGCACCTACGCTTCATACATCGGAGAACAGGTGTATTATGGGGACTGGCTTAAG GTACGGATGTACTCCAGAGCTATGGCCATCATTGGAGGCTTCCTGGTTCTGGCCAGCGGAGCGGGAGAAGTTTACCGACAGAAACCTCGCAGCAGGTCCATGCAGTCCACAGGGCAGGTGTTTCTGGGAGTCTATCTCATCTGCATG GTGTACTCCCTCCAGCACAGCAAAGAGGACCGGCTGGCCTACCTGAACCACATCGTCGGGGGAGAGGTGACCCTGATGCTGCTGGAGGTGCTGTTCGGGGTCCTGGCTCTGGCCTTCCTGTCCGGCTGCTACATCCGTCTGGCGGCTCAGATTCTGGCCACCGTCCTGCCTCTGGTCGTCCTGCTCATCGACGGCAACGTGGGCTACTGGCACCACACCCGCAAGGTGGAGTTCTGGAACCAGATGAAGCTGATCGGACACAACGTCGGCATCTTCGGCGCCGTGCTGATCCTGGCCACCGACGGCTGA
- the tmem101 gene encoding transmembrane protein 101 isoform X2, producing the protein MAGPSRKEMLRFLSQLGAFILTRFGFWNCFCMLMLFAERADSKRKPDIHVPYLYVDMGAAVLCASFMSFGVKRRWFAMAAAVQLAVSTYASYIGEQVYYGDWLKVRMYSRAMAIIGGFLVLASGAGEVYRQKPRSRSMQSTGQVFLGVYLICMGCQAHDPLPLPPGVDHVTRGETPIRAGPVPSDRSKSDRRDENAASRRHEGVGRNRDR; encoded by the exons ATGGCAGGTCCCAGTAGGAAGGAAATGTTGAGGTTTCTCAGCCAGTTAGGGGCGTTTATTTTGACCCGGTTCGGATTCTGGAACTGCTTCTGTATGCTGATGCTGTTTGCCGAACGAGCGGACTCAAAAAG GAAGCCGGACATCCATGTCCCCTACCTGTATGTGGACATGGGGGCTGCTGTCCTCTGCGCCAGCTTCATGTCTTTCGGTGTGAAGAGAAGATGGTTCGCTATGGCTGCCGCCGTCCAGCTGGCCGTCAGCACCTACGCTTCATACATCGGAGAACAGGTGTATTATGGGGACTGGCTTAAG GTACGGATGTACTCCAGAGCTATGGCCATCATTGGAGGCTTCCTGGTTCTGGCCAGCGGAGCGGGAGAAGTTTACCGACAGAAACCTCGCAGCAGGTCCATGCAGTCCACAGGGCAGGTGTTTCTGGGAGTCTATCTCATCTGCATG gggtgccaggcacatgatccccttccacttcccccaggcgtcgatcacgtaaccagaggcgaaactcccatccgggcag gtccagtgccaagcgatcgctccaagtcagacagacgagacgaaAATGCAGCAAGCAGAAGACATGAGGGTGTGGGGAGGAACAGAGATAGATGA